One genomic window of Serinus canaria isolate serCan28SL12 chromosome 4, serCan2020, whole genome shotgun sequence includes the following:
- the TNIP3 gene encoding TNFAIP3-interacting protein 3 isoform X2, with translation MKKKGEEDCMELCPHQCVEMERCESKELDVEIRNLIGKSNTLESCHEPKPLAQERLSPQRTSCSLKSHSEGSAPGRLGCTWAGGSDMEAPAEPLQSRHTLLSKKKPLSSNSLEQQILTLERQRRELLEVNKQWDHQFRSMKQLYEKQLAEMKARLDVSERRVSELEQERHWQHPEQERWQVLGRERLQQEKKDTEVLSEALHEMKEENRLLKQKNASMSRRKEYYESEISRLNKALLDTLKKQHPPVVGTPPGKGDRNSLEEMRTQLEVLKQQVQIYEEDFRKERSDRERLNEEKEALQKINERLQSQLSKLSSQTNDLPVQPERPSYPAPLFLSPCVSYGGCGMVLHCPAPRAHPAPRRAQQQQQGSPDYQWYVPDQLPPDVQHKANDSSLEKGAHH, from the exons atgaagaagaaaggtGAAGAGGATTGCATGGAGCTGTGCCCCCATCAGTGTGTTGAGATGGAAAG GTGTGAAAGTAAAGAGCTGGATGTTGAAATAAGGAACCTGATAGGGAAGAGCAACACTTTGGAGTCGTGTCATGAGCCCAAACCTCTTGCCCAAGAGAGGCTGAGCCCTCAGAGAACTTCGTGTTCCCTTAAG AGCCACAGTGAAGGAAGCGCTCCAGGCCGGCTTGGAtgcacctgggcaggtgggagTGACATGgaagctccagcagaaccattGCAG TCAAGGCACACATTACTGAGCAAAAAGAAGCCTTTATCATCCAATTCTCTGGAGCAACAGATCCTCACACTGGAAAGACAGAGACGAGAG CTTTTGGAGGTGAACAAGCAATGGGATCATCAATTTAGAAGTATGAAACAGCTTTATGAAAAGCAG CTGGCAGAGATGAAGGCAAGGCTGGACGTGTCGGAGAGGAGAGTGAGcgagctggagcaggagaggcactggcagcatccagagcaggagaggtggcaagtgctgggcagggagaggctgcagcaggaaaag AAAGATACAGAGGTCCTTAGTGAAGCTCTCCATGAAATGAAGGAAGAGAACAGGCTCCTGAAGCAGAAGAATGCCTCaatgagcaggaggaaggaataCTATGAGAGTGAAATAAGTCGTCTCAACAAG GCCCTTCTGGACACGTTGAAAAAGCAGCACCCACCTGTTGTAGGAACTCCTCCAGGGAAGGGTGACAGGAACAGCCTTGAGGAGATGAGAACCCAACTTGAAGTTCTTAAACAGCAG GTCCAAATATACGAGGAAGATTTCAGGAAGGAGAGATCTGACCGAGAGAGGCTTAATGAGGAGAAAGAAGCATTGCAGAAAATTAATGAGAGATTGCAATCTCAACTGAGTAAACTCAGCTCTCAG ACAAATGACCTCCCAGTACAGCCTGAGAGGCCCAGTTACCCAGctcccctcttcctctccccatgTGTCAGTTatgggggctgtgggatggtTCTTCACTGCCCGGCTCCTCGGGCACACCCGGCGCCTcgcagggcacagcagcagcagcagggctcg CCAGACTATCAGTGGTATGTTCCTGACCAGCTTCCGCCAGATGTGCAGCACAAGGCAAATG attcctccctggagaagggagcCCATCACTGA
- the TNIP3 gene encoding TNFAIP3-interacting protein 3 isoform X1, translating to MIHCEELKMKKKGEEDCMELCPHQCVEMERCESKELDVEIRNLIGKSNTLESCHEPKPLAQERLSPQRTSCSLKSHSEGSAPGRLGCTWAGGSDMEAPAEPLQSRHTLLSKKKPLSSNSLEQQILTLERQRRELLEVNKQWDHQFRSMKQLYEKQLAEMKARLDVSERRVSELEQERHWQHPEQERWQVLGRERLQQEKKDTEVLSEALHEMKEENRLLKQKNASMSRRKEYYESEISRLNKALLDTLKKQHPPVVGTPPGKGDRNSLEEMRTQLEVLKQQVQIYEEDFRKERSDRERLNEEKEALQKINERLQSQLSKLSSQTNDLPVQPERPSYPAPLFLSPCVSYGGCGMVLHCPAPRAHPAPRRAQQQQQGSPDYQWYVPDQLPPDVQHKANDSSLEKGAHH from the exons ATG ATTCACTGTGAGGAGCtcaaaatgaagaagaaaggtGAAGAGGATTGCATGGAGCTGTGCCCCCATCAGTGTGTTGAGATGGAAAG GTGTGAAAGTAAAGAGCTGGATGTTGAAATAAGGAACCTGATAGGGAAGAGCAACACTTTGGAGTCGTGTCATGAGCCCAAACCTCTTGCCCAAGAGAGGCTGAGCCCTCAGAGAACTTCGTGTTCCCTTAAG AGCCACAGTGAAGGAAGCGCTCCAGGCCGGCTTGGAtgcacctgggcaggtgggagTGACATGgaagctccagcagaaccattGCAG TCAAGGCACACATTACTGAGCAAAAAGAAGCCTTTATCATCCAATTCTCTGGAGCAACAGATCCTCACACTGGAAAGACAGAGACGAGAG CTTTTGGAGGTGAACAAGCAATGGGATCATCAATTTAGAAGTATGAAACAGCTTTATGAAAAGCAG CTGGCAGAGATGAAGGCAAGGCTGGACGTGTCGGAGAGGAGAGTGAGcgagctggagcaggagaggcactggcagcatccagagcaggagaggtggcaagtgctgggcagggagaggctgcagcaggaaaag AAAGATACAGAGGTCCTTAGTGAAGCTCTCCATGAAATGAAGGAAGAGAACAGGCTCCTGAAGCAGAAGAATGCCTCaatgagcaggaggaaggaataCTATGAGAGTGAAATAAGTCGTCTCAACAAG GCCCTTCTGGACACGTTGAAAAAGCAGCACCCACCTGTTGTAGGAACTCCTCCAGGGAAGGGTGACAGGAACAGCCTTGAGGAGATGAGAACCCAACTTGAAGTTCTTAAACAGCAG GTCCAAATATACGAGGAAGATTTCAGGAAGGAGAGATCTGACCGAGAGAGGCTTAATGAGGAGAAAGAAGCATTGCAGAAAATTAATGAGAGATTGCAATCTCAACTGAGTAAACTCAGCTCTCAG ACAAATGACCTCCCAGTACAGCCTGAGAGGCCCAGTTACCCAGctcccctcttcctctccccatgTGTCAGTTatgggggctgtgggatggtTCTTCACTGCCCGGCTCCTCGGGCACACCCGGCGCCTcgcagggcacagcagcagcagcagggctcg CCAGACTATCAGTGGTATGTTCCTGACCAGCTTCCGCCAGATGTGCAGCACAAGGCAAATG attcctccctggagaagggagcCCATCACTGA